One Turneriella parva DSM 21527 genomic region harbors:
- a CDS encoding helix-turn-helix domain-containing protein, which yields MAELTGLVGTIGAGTAFYTGLLLVLGRHRKTVRLLGGAFFFIFAAILLLFTRFLLDRYISLPHLAFVHLPIVMLAGPAIYFFLRFVAEPNFRLKPVYLLHLLLALAVTLYMSDIYSISAESKRQMLAHSQPLPEYVIPSLRVVFLITYTAPLVYFLLSVRYLRPFFSRLTANEFSFLRAMRVFLLICAVATAMMIATLIGGDWMNVKVLALSAYSLAVVLAFVALARNQHFPELLVRDARRYDRLKGRSETKVQQLERLIVGERLFAAENLRIADLAQRLGLRPDQLSQLINDNFGMNFNRYVNRLRIEEAKRRLADDQPLSILRIAYECGFATKSAFNAAFKLETGQTPTGFAKNRGLSGIREKKRPES from the coding sequence ATGGCCGAGCTGACCGGCCTCGTGGGCACAATCGGAGCCGGCACGGCCTTTTATACGGGGCTGCTGCTGGTTCTGGGCAGGCACCGCAAAACCGTGCGCCTCTTGGGAGGCGCTTTTTTTTTCATTTTCGCGGCGATCTTGCTGCTCTTCACCCGGTTTCTTCTCGATCGCTACATATCTTTGCCGCACCTTGCCTTTGTGCACCTGCCAATCGTGATGCTTGCGGGGCCTGCAATCTACTTCTTTCTGCGCTTCGTCGCCGAACCCAATTTTCGTCTTAAGCCAGTTTATCTTCTGCACCTGTTGCTGGCGCTCGCCGTTACGCTCTATATGAGCGACATCTACTCCATTTCGGCTGAGTCCAAAAGGCAAATGCTCGCGCATTCACAACCTCTGCCAGAATACGTAATACCGTCGCTGCGGGTGGTATTTCTTATCACCTACACTGCGCCGCTCGTATACTTTCTGCTATCGGTTCGTTATCTGCGGCCATTCTTCTCGCGGCTGACGGCGAACGAGTTTTCATTTTTGAGGGCCATGCGTGTATTCTTGCTGATTTGCGCCGTCGCAACAGCAATGATGATTGCAACGCTAATCGGTGGCGACTGGATGAATGTGAAAGTATTGGCGCTTTCTGCCTATTCACTCGCGGTGGTACTCGCATTTGTCGCACTGGCACGCAACCAGCACTTTCCCGAACTTTTGGTGCGCGACGCGCGCCGCTACGATCGCTTAAAGGGCCGCAGTGAAACCAAAGTGCAGCAGCTCGAGCGGCTCATCGTCGGCGAGCGACTGTTCGCAGCAGAAAATCTGCGCATCGCCGATCTGGCGCAAAGACTGGGTCTCAGACCAGACCAGCTTTCGCAGCTGATCAACGATAATTTTGGCATGAACTTCAACCGTTATGTAAACCGGTTGCGCATCGAAGAAGCAAAACGCCGGCTCGCCGACGATCAGCCCCTAAGCATTTTGAGGATTGCGTACGAATGCGGTTTTGCCACGAAAAGCGCATTCAATGCCGCCTTTAAACTCGAAACCGGCCAGACACCGACCGGTTTCGCAAAAAACCGGGGCTTATCGGGAATAAGAGAAAAAAAACGTCCAGAATCGTGA
- a CDS encoding aldo/keto reductase → MNLTRAEFLRYTAALAVPLATGMRLDALPLAPDLNRGQALANIPSTGEKLPRVGLGTYKIFDQLQPQRAAALLQNFYKLGGRLVDSSPMYGPAEEVTGTASVAANINDKLFLATKVWISGREQGVQQMAESFKKLRRKQIELFQIHNLVDWRTQLKTLRSYKDKRLIRYIGLTHYSTSAFGELKKIIETERIDFLQIPYSIAETTAAMGKDSLIETAARCQVAVIANEPFAQGRLFSSVRGRGVPPWAIEQGITSWAQFFLKFILGDERVPFVIPATNKLQHLQENMAAGVGDYPGASVRARMQKDFLATR, encoded by the coding sequence ATGAATCTCACACGGGCAGAATTTTTACGTTACACGGCCGCGCTGGCAGTACCTCTTGCCACCGGCATGCGCCTCGATGCATTACCGCTGGCCCCCGATTTAAATCGGGGGCAAGCGCTGGCAAATATACCTTCAACGGGTGAGAAACTGCCGCGCGTTGGCCTGGGCACGTACAAGATATTTGACCAGTTACAGCCGCAGCGTGCCGCGGCTTTGCTGCAGAATTTCTATAAGCTGGGAGGCCGGCTCGTCGATTCGTCGCCCATGTATGGCCCGGCAGAAGAGGTGACCGGTACGGCCTCGGTTGCCGCCAACATCAACGACAAACTCTTTCTTGCCACCAAGGTCTGGATCTCTGGCCGTGAACAGGGTGTTCAGCAAATGGCTGAGTCGTTCAAAAAATTGAGGCGCAAACAAATCGAGCTCTTTCAGATTCATAATCTGGTCGATTGGCGCACGCAGTTGAAAACTCTACGGTCATATAAAGATAAAAGGCTCATTCGCTATATCGGACTTACGCACTATTCTACATCCGCCTTTGGCGAATTGAAAAAAATAATCGAAACCGAACGCATCGACTTTTTGCAGATACCCTATTCGATCGCCGAAACAACCGCCGCGATGGGCAAAGATTCGCTGATCGAGACCGCGGCCCGGTGCCAGGTCGCCGTTATTGCGAACGAACCGTTTGCGCAGGGCCGTCTTTTTAGCAGTGTCAGGGGCAGGGGGGTGCCGCCATGGGCCATCGAACAGGGCATAACAAGCTGGGCGCAGTTCTTCTTGAAATTTATTCTGGGCGATGAGCGCGTGCCGTTCGTTATTCCCGCGACCAACAAGTTGCAGCATCTGCAAGAAAATATGGCTGCCGGGGTGGGTGATTATCCCGGGGCAAGTGTGCGCGCCCGTATGCAAAAAGATTTTTTGGCGACACGGTAG
- a CDS encoding STAS domain-containing protein encodes MPSLPMSTERCKVLIKDVPEKAYSIVFISGILNLFTAKQVRAELEPLLSAERVRVVVDIEELATIDSSGIGALVNFILAIRKHEDARVVFTTPRQVVLHIFEVTKLKSFFTIIEDYAEAEAYFA; translated from the coding sequence ATGCCGTCTCTACCGATGTCGACCGAACGCTGCAAAGTGCTGATCAAAGATGTGCCCGAAAAGGCGTATTCCATCGTCTTTATCAGCGGTATTCTGAACCTGTTTACCGCCAAGCAGGTGCGCGCCGAGCTTGAGCCATTGCTTTCGGCCGAACGCGTACGCGTGGTCGTCGACATCGAAGAACTCGCGACCATCGACTCATCGGGCATCGGCGCGCTGGTGAATTTTATTCTCGCGATTCGCAAACACGAAGATGCACGCGTCGTCTTTACCACGCCAAGGCAGGTAGTGCTGCACATTTTTGAAGTGACGAAACTCAAATCATTCTTCACCATCATTGAAGATTACGCAGAAGCCGAAGCGTATTTTGCCTAG
- a CDS encoding ankyrin repeat domain-containing protein — translation MDRFEIAMRNACDTGSQQAFVLENADSVAIYQGRVSKAGRQNLYSLQEKDIDNLARNVSSIKPNFAAGIAISAGKEELEGSFIAFCELDVSALAVKGEQIVIRPTGINALVMSAHQGDLPAVQRLLASGINLHQQTMGSPLMAAADNDQAAMVTFLLKRGARINDRSNRNGMTALHFAARKARLNTMKVLLRAGAKLEIADNDDYTPLWSAACSDNIEAIKLLLASGAKLQRLDKNGNNIVAAAAGNGANAAIQYLVQKGLNPRHANRYGRTALFDAIERQQPETVRLLLSYGLDANATTASGKTPLATAKILGAANIITMLEKAGARE, via the coding sequence ATGGATCGTTTCGAAATTGCGATGAGAAACGCGTGCGACACGGGAAGTCAGCAGGCCTTTGTGCTCGAAAATGCAGATTCGGTTGCCATTTATCAAGGCCGGGTAAGTAAAGCCGGCAGGCAGAACCTGTATTCTCTGCAAGAGAAAGACATCGACAATCTTGCGCGAAACGTCAGCTCGATCAAACCCAATTTTGCTGCGGGAATCGCCATTTCGGCCGGGAAAGAAGAATTAGAAGGCAGCTTCATCGCCTTTTGCGAACTCGATGTGTCAGCACTGGCAGTGAAGGGAGAGCAAATCGTCATTAGGCCAACGGGCATCAATGCGCTCGTCATGAGTGCCCACCAGGGCGATCTGCCAGCCGTGCAGAGGCTGTTGGCAAGTGGCATCAATCTGCACCAGCAGACAATGGGTAGCCCGCTAATGGCCGCAGCGGACAACGATCAAGCGGCAATGGTAACCTTTCTGCTAAAGCGGGGAGCCCGCATCAATGACCGGTCGAATAGAAACGGCATGACTGCATTGCATTTTGCTGCGCGAAAAGCCAGATTGAATACGATGAAGGTGCTGCTGCGGGCCGGCGCAAAACTTGAAATTGCGGACAACGACGACTACACCCCATTGTGGAGCGCGGCCTGTTCTGACAACATAGAGGCGATAAAACTGCTGCTCGCCAGCGGCGCGAAGCTGCAACGCCTTGATAAGAATGGCAATAATATCGTGGCCGCCGCTGCCGGCAATGGCGCCAATGCAGCCATTCAGTATCTGGTGCAGAAGGGTCTGAATCCGCGGCACGCGAACAGATATGGCCGCACAGCCTTGTTTGATGCCATTGAGCGACAGCAGCCCGAAACTGTTCGGTTGTTGCTTTCATATGGACTCGACGCCAATGCCACAACGGCGAGCGGCAAGACCCCCCTTGCAACTGCAAAGATTCTGGGCGCAGCGAATATTATCACCATGCTCGAAAAGGCCGGTGCCCGTGAGTAG
- a CDS encoding acyl-CoA desaturase: protein MKTTTDLPVQGTQTPQFTEADKITGRSKIGSWFSGDKMFIAMHFIPLAAIYTGVTWKAVVLCIVSYWVRMFFVTAAYHRYFAHRSFETSRIFQFILAFGAETTGQKGVLWWSGHHRGHHKHSDTDLDIHSMKKLGFYESHIGWIFKKENKRVPIEDIQDFAKYPEIRFISKHDWIAPWTLGVVSFLIAGWPGLWIGFFLSTLITYHSTFTINSLTHKWGSKRYETGDESRNHWLLAITTMGEGWHNNHHYYQASARMGFYWWEIDMTYYILRFLGLFGLVWNFKEVPKAIKAKTIASQQANQSPAPREQVLAAGQ, encoded by the coding sequence ATGAAGACGACGACAGATTTGCCCGTTCAGGGCACGCAGACCCCACAATTTACCGAAGCCGACAAAATTACCGGCCGTTCAAAGATCGGCTCGTGGTTCAGCGGCGACAAGATGTTTATCGCGATGCATTTTATACCGCTCGCAGCAATTTACACAGGCGTTACCTGGAAAGCGGTCGTGCTCTGCATCGTCTCTTATTGGGTGAGGATGTTCTTCGTTACTGCGGCATACCACCGTTATTTCGCGCACCGCTCATTTGAAACCAGCCGAATCTTTCAGTTCATTCTGGCATTCGGCGCCGAAACAACCGGTCAAAAGGGCGTGCTGTGGTGGTCGGGCCACCACCGGGGGCACCACAAGCACAGCGACACCGATCTCGATATTCATTCGATGAAAAAACTCGGTTTCTACGAATCGCACATCGGCTGGATCTTCAAAAAAGAAAATAAACGCGTGCCTATCGAAGACATACAAGATTTCGCCAAATACCCCGAAATCAGGTTTATCTCAAAACACGACTGGATAGCCCCGTGGACTCTCGGCGTCGTTTCGTTTCTGATCGCCGGCTGGCCCGGCCTGTGGATTGGCTTTTTCCTCAGCACGCTGATCACTTACCACTCGACGTTCACCATCAATTCTCTGACGCACAAATGGGGCTCGAAGCGCTACGAAACCGGCGACGAGTCGCGCAACCACTGGCTGCTTGCGATCACCACCATGGGCGAAGGCTGGCACAACAACCACCATTATTACCAGGCGTCTGCGCGCATGGGCTTCTACTGGTGGGAGATCGACATGACCTATTACATTCTGCGCTTTCTCGGACTCTTCGGACTCGTCTGGAATTTCAAAGAGGTTCCGAAGGCGATTAAGGCGAAGACGATTGCGTCGCAGCAGGCCAACCAATCGCCGGCACCACGTGAGCAGGTGCTTGCGGCCGGCCAGTAG
- a CDS encoding (Fe-S)-binding protein, whose product MEIAQVALFAVAFIASFAYAGYAVMKYWRYAHLGQAQEIKSTLGQKIKNIVINVLLQKKLMKKPVRGIFHIFIFYGFLVYGGHTTSQLIGGFFGPFQMPLVGTTGYEFSIPDLMGKVIPHFAFVYDYALDVFSLLVLAGLAFFALRRWVYRAYELDRPSGQSMIVIGMISTLMISTLVAEGAHGILQGHSHGLPIRESVGALLASWGVTSANAGYWYIGGWWTHIMTVFAFMAFVPNSKHAHLIWAPVNFWFEKETPKGQLAFLDTENAKVWGAANVQDFTWKDHMNGLSCIECGRCTIECPANRTGKQLNPKSIMGDLKHALMEQMHKVDAAKKAGKTDEEISAMTELRVIDNYTSQESLWACTTCYACVEACPVGNNQVDAIIGMRRALVLSEGALPGELQTALTNMENQSNPWGVGSHKREEWAEGLNIKTMAKWNEEGQKPDVLFWVGCAGAFDDRNKKIAQSIASLMNKADVKFGILGTEENCTGDSARRAGNEYLFQTLAGMNIQTMNNYGVQKIVTGCPHCFNTLKNEYPQMGGNYEVEHHTTYLDKLLKENKIQVDPSKAKELGLVTYHDSCYLGRYNDVYSAPRSILEKATGGKVVEAVDSKSRGLCCGAGGAQMWKEEEHARDEAALKAEGITYERVNIKRTKQLVATEAKTVASACPFCITMVADGVKSMEKEESVKTLDVAEILAQTAK is encoded by the coding sequence ATGGAAATCGCACAGGTTGCCCTCTTTGCAGTGGCATTTATCGCTTCGTTCGCTTATGCCGGTTATGCCGTCATGAAATACTGGCGCTATGCGCACCTCGGCCAGGCGCAAGAGATCAAATCGACACTTGGCCAGAAGATCAAGAACATCGTTATCAACGTTCTGCTGCAAAAGAAGCTCATGAAGAAGCCCGTGCGCGGTATTTTTCACATCTTTATCTTTTACGGCTTTCTTGTCTATGGCGGCCACACGACCAGCCAGCTGATTGGTGGATTTTTCGGCCCGTTTCAGATGCCCCTCGTGGGCACGACGGGTTATGAATTTTCAATACCTGACCTCATGGGTAAGGTTATACCGCATTTTGCTTTCGTCTATGACTATGCGCTCGACGTCTTCTCGCTTTTAGTACTTGCAGGCCTCGCGTTCTTCGCGCTGCGCCGCTGGGTTTACCGCGCCTATGAACTCGACCGCCCTTCGGGTCAATCAATGATCGTGATCGGCATGATCTCGACACTGATGATTTCGACGCTGGTTGCAGAAGGCGCCCACGGAATATTGCAAGGCCATTCGCACGGCCTGCCGATTCGCGAAAGCGTCGGCGCGCTGCTTGCGTCATGGGGCGTAACTTCGGCGAACGCCGGCTATTGGTACATCGGCGGCTGGTGGACTCACATCATGACTGTGTTCGCCTTCATGGCATTTGTACCCAACTCTAAACACGCTCACCTGATTTGGGCGCCGGTCAACTTCTGGTTCGAAAAAGAAACACCGAAAGGCCAGCTGGCGTTTCTCGATACTGAAAACGCGAAAGTCTGGGGCGCGGCGAACGTACAAGATTTCACATGGAAAGACCACATGAACGGCCTCAGCTGCATCGAATGCGGCCGCTGCACGATTGAATGCCCTGCGAACCGCACCGGCAAGCAGCTCAACCCGAAGAGCATCATGGGCGACCTCAAGCACGCGCTGATGGAACAGATGCACAAAGTTGACGCGGCAAAAAAAGCCGGCAAGACTGACGAAGAAATTTCTGCGATGACTGAACTGCGCGTGATCGACAACTATACGTCGCAAGAATCGCTCTGGGCCTGCACTACCTGCTATGCCTGCGTAGAAGCCTGCCCCGTGGGCAACAACCAGGTCGATGCGATTATCGGTATGCGCCGCGCTCTCGTGCTTTCAGAGGGTGCTCTGCCGGGCGAACTGCAAACCGCGCTCACCAACATGGAGAACCAGTCAAACCCATGGGGCGTTGGTTCTCATAAACGTGAAGAATGGGCAGAAGGCCTCAACATCAAAACGATGGCAAAATGGAACGAAGAAGGCCAGAAGCCAGACGTTCTCTTCTGGGTTGGCTGCGCAGGCGCATTCGACGACCGCAACAAGAAGATCGCACAGTCGATTGCGAGCCTCATGAATAAGGCCGACGTGAAATTCGGCATTCTGGGTACCGAAGAAAACTGCACGGGCGACTCAGCGCGCCGCGCGGGCAATGAATACCTGTTTCAGACTCTTGCCGGCATGAACATACAGACGATGAACAACTACGGCGTGCAGAAGATCGTTACGGGTTGCCCGCACTGCTTCAACACGCTGAAGAACGAGTACCCACAGATGGGTGGCAACTATGAGGTTGAACACCACACGACATACCTCGACAAGCTACTGAAAGAAAATAAAATTCAGGTAGACCCATCAAAGGCGAAAGAACTCGGCCTGGTGACTTACCACGACTCTTGTTATCTGGGCCGTTACAACGACGTTTACTCGGCGCCGCGCTCGATTCTCGAAAAAGCAACGGGCGGTAAGGTGGTCGAAGCGGTCGACAGCAAGTCACGCGGCCTCTGCTGCGGTGCCGGTGGCGCGCAGATGTGGAAAGAAGAAGAACACGCGCGCGACGAAGCCGCGCTCAAAGCCGAAGGCATCACGTACGAGCGCGTCAACATCAAGCGCACGAAACAGCTCGTCGCGACTGAAGCTAAGACTGTCGCAAGCGCATGCCCATTCTGCATTACTATGGTAGCCGACGGCGTCAAATCGATGGAGAAAGAAGAGTCGGTCAAGACTCTCGACGTCGCAGAGATTCTGGCGCAGACTGCCAAGTAG
- a CDS encoding AMP-dependent synthetase/ligase translates to MEKNKLRNVAELYREAAMSYAAEKSFLTRNGPGQFDGPTYKELYDAGLDLSAALIEVCRLQPKEHVAILADNRIEWMIADYAVILAGAADVPRGTDATEHDIEYIVNHAGCRIVVVENQSIWEKFASLLDKLPGVEHVVFINQFSYQKTRLECHNIHDLIAAGKAIEKIEIERRVAEIKPDDLFTLIYTSGTTGAPKGVMLTHGNIISQIRNLPLGFNRHDVMLSILPIWHIFERAFEIISIASGAKTVYTNVKHLKADMQSVKPTFMASAPRLWESIYNGILTKVAEGSPIKRALFHAAISVNHVYRQALREMRGQNLQILPQNIFMRMAAILSSTLVIIATVVPALLLDAVVLSKIRAATGGRLRATISGGGALPLHIDEFFNDIGIAVLEGYGMTETSPIISVRLPENAVIGSVGPLYSETEIRLVDIATGATIYPGRDYFGRKGELHVKGPQVMAGYYKNPEATAKVLKNGWMNTGDLAIMTANGCLKIVGRSKETIVLMNGENVEPVPIESKLLESPLIEQCMVVGQDQKFLAALIVPRTEALKQFGTDLQTLAQNAEVKKLLKAETHRLISGENGFKAFERIGGIAVMGQLWEKDRELTAKLSLRRHVITELYEKEIQGIFE, encoded by the coding sequence ATGGAAAAAAACAAACTCCGCAACGTCGCTGAGCTTTACCGTGAAGCGGCAATGTCTTATGCTGCTGAAAAATCATTTCTGACGCGCAATGGCCCAGGCCAGTTCGACGGCCCGACCTACAAAGAGCTTTATGACGCGGGCCTCGATCTCTCGGCGGCGCTGATAGAAGTCTGCAGGCTGCAGCCCAAAGAGCATGTGGCAATTCTCGCCGATAACCGCATCGAATGGATGATCGCCGATTATGCCGTGATTCTGGCCGGGGCTGCAGATGTACCGCGCGGCACCGACGCAACCGAGCACGACATTGAGTATATTGTTAACCACGCGGGTTGCCGCATCGTGGTTGTCGAGAACCAAAGCATTTGGGAAAAGTTCGCCTCACTTCTCGATAAGCTGCCTGGCGTCGAGCATGTGGTGTTCATAAACCAGTTCAGTTACCAGAAAACCCGGCTGGAGTGCCATAACATTCACGACCTCATTGCCGCTGGCAAAGCTATCGAAAAGATCGAGATCGAACGTCGGGTTGCAGAGATAAAGCCCGACGACCTCTTTACGCTGATATACACTTCGGGCACAACCGGCGCGCCTAAAGGTGTGATGCTCACGCACGGCAACATTATTTCGCAGATACGCAATCTGCCGCTGGGCTTCAACCGCCATGATGTGATGCTCTCCATTCTGCCGATCTGGCACATTTTCGAGCGCGCGTTTGAAATTATTTCGATCGCCTCGGGCGCCAAGACTGTTTACACAAACGTCAAGCATCTGAAGGCCGATATGCAAAGCGTAAAACCCACGTTTATGGCATCGGCGCCCCGCCTGTGGGAGAGTATCTACAACGGCATTTTAACGAAGGTCGCCGAAGGTTCACCCATCAAACGTGCTCTCTTTCATGCAGCGATCAGCGTGAATCATGTTTACCGCCAGGCGCTGCGCGAGATGCGAGGCCAAAACCTGCAGATTCTGCCGCAGAATATTTTCATGCGTATGGCTGCAATTCTCTCTTCAACTCTGGTGATCATCGCGACCGTCGTGCCGGCGCTGCTGCTCGACGCAGTTGTATTGAGCAAGATTCGGGCAGCAACCGGTGGCAGGTTGCGCGCGACTATTTCAGGCGGCGGCGCCCTGCCCCTGCATATAGACGAATTTTTCAACGACATCGGCATTGCGGTACTTGAAGGTTATGGTATGACCGAAACATCGCCGATCATCTCGGTGCGGCTGCCTGAAAACGCGGTGATCGGTTCGGTCGGTCCGCTCTATAGCGAGACCGAAATTCGCCTCGTCGACATCGCAACCGGCGCGACGATTTATCCCGGTAGAGACTACTTTGGCAGAAAAGGCGAGCTGCATGTAAAAGGCCCTCAGGTGATGGCTGGCTATTACAAAAATCCCGAGGCAACTGCAAAAGTTCTGAAAAACGGATGGATGAATACCGGCGACCTGGCGATCATGACGGCAAATGGCTGCCTCAAAATCGTCGGACGCAGTAAAGAAACGATCGTGCTGATGAATGGCGAGAATGTCGAACCAGTGCCGATTGAATCGAAGCTTTTGGAATCCCCCCTGATTGAACAATGTATGGTCGTCGGGCAAGACCAGAAATTTTTAGCGGCTCTCATCGTACCTCGCACCGAGGCCCTGAAACAATTTGGCACCGATCTGCAAACCCTCGCGCAAAACGCAGAGGTAAAGAAACTGCTGAAGGCCGAAACGCATCGGCTCATCAGCGGTGAAAACGGCTTCAAGGCCTTCGAGCGCATTGGCGGCATTGCCGTCATGGGCCAGCTGTGGGAGAAAGACCGTGAACTCACGGCAAAACTTTCGCTCAGGCGGCATGTGATTACTGAGCTGTACGAAAAAGAAATTCAAGGCATTTTTGAGTGA
- a CDS encoding clan AA aspartic protease, with amino-acid sequence MATFRAAPLDLVYATIELSNPRDASLSPLSTDALVDTGAFMLCIPEHVRIQLNLAELEKREVTLADHKKVLCPYVGPVQIRFANRSCFTGALVLGEKVLLGAIPLEDMDLLVHPLKQQLVVNPESPNIASGLVM; translated from the coding sequence ATGGCGACCTTCCGCGCAGCCCCTCTAGATCTCGTCTACGCAACAATCGAGTTATCGAACCCGCGCGATGCTTCGCTGAGCCCCCTGTCGACAGACGCTCTGGTCGACACCGGGGCTTTCATGCTCTGCATACCTGAGCATGTGAGAATTCAACTGAATCTTGCCGAGCTCGAGAAACGCGAGGTCACCCTGGCCGACCACAAAAAGGTGCTCTGCCCCTATGTGGGGCCCGTGCAGATTCGCTTTGCCAACCGCAGCTGTTTCACCGGAGCTCTCGTGCTGGGCGAAAAAGTACTCTTGGGTGCGATTCCGCTTGAAGACATGGACTTGCTCGTGCATCCGCTAAAACAACAACTTGTCGTAAACCCCGAGAGCCCGAATATCGCGAGTGGTCTCGTCATGTAA
- a CDS encoding SDR family NAD(P)-dependent oxidoreductase codes for MKDLRNKVAVVTGAGSGIGRQLAHQLAKAGAELVLADVVQKNLEATVGELYGQTKITSHVVDVAKRDQVYALADAAVKAHGQVDIVINNAGVTVLQPLDQVSYEDFEWVMNVNFWGVVYGTLAFLPHLKTRPEASVVNISSVNGFVPFPNNGPYNCSKYAVYGFNETLHQELAGSPVVVTSVHPGGIKTNIIRNAKVHASPGGNDKAHITSRFDSIASTSAEDAAKAILGAVKKKQKKLLIGLDAHAMDLAKRLMPEEFTSLVGMLTQRVG; via the coding sequence ATGAAAGACCTCAGAAACAAAGTCGCCGTTGTGACGGGTGCAGGCTCGGGCATCGGCCGGCAGCTCGCGCACCAGCTTGCAAAAGCTGGCGCTGAGCTGGTGCTCGCCGATGTGGTGCAAAAAAATCTTGAAGCCACTGTCGGTGAACTCTACGGGCAGACGAAGATCACATCGCACGTTGTCGACGTCGCGAAACGCGATCAGGTCTATGCGCTCGCCGACGCTGCGGTCAAGGCACATGGTCAGGTCGATATTGTTATCAACAATGCGGGCGTTACCGTACTGCAGCCACTCGACCAGGTGAGCTACGAAGACTTCGAGTGGGTGATGAACGTGAACTTCTGGGGTGTCGTGTACGGTACACTGGCGTTTCTGCCACACCTCAAGACCCGGCCAGAGGCGTCGGTTGTCAACATCAGTAGCGTGAATGGCTTCGTGCCTTTCCCGAATAACGGGCCGTACAACTGCTCAAAATATGCAGTCTATGGTTTCAACGAAACACTACACCAGGAACTCGCAGGCTCGCCTGTTGTCGTGACTTCGGTGCATCCCGGTGGCATCAAGACGAATATCATACGCAATGCCAAGGTGCACGCATCGCCCGGTGGCAATGACAAGGCGCACATCACCTCGCGCTTCGACAGCATCGCGAGCACATCGGCCGAAGACGCAGCGAAGGCAATTCTCGGCGCAGTAAAGAAGAAACAGAAGAAGCTGCTGATCGGTCTCGATGCGCACGCGATGGATCTTGCCAAAAGACTCATGCCAGAAGAATTCACGAGCCTGGTCGGCATGCTGACGCAAAGGGTTGGTTAA
- a CDS encoding MarR family winged helix-turn-helix transcriptional regulator — protein sequence MKDQETPITAWRDLLAYNAEVVYRIERELKAAGTIPLSAYDILIELYQAPEKRLRMYDLSKACILTKSGATKIVNTLEKQGYLKREKCPSDLRGFHAVITTKGISAVRKAWAVYSRCIEAFFTSALSTTEHRQLAAIMPKLRAHLPDNFMAQACSE from the coding sequence ATGAAAGACCAAGAGACGCCTATAACCGCATGGCGAGACCTGCTCGCCTACAATGCAGAGGTAGTCTATCGCATTGAACGCGAGCTGAAAGCGGCAGGGACCATACCACTCTCCGCTTACGATATCCTCATTGAGCTTTATCAGGCACCTGAGAAACGGCTGCGCATGTACGACCTTTCAAAAGCCTGCATTCTGACGAAGAGCGGCGCCACAAAAATCGTCAACACCCTCGAAAAGCAGGGATACCTGAAACGCGAGAAATGCCCGAGCGACCTCAGAGGTTTTCACGCCGTGATCACGACAAAGGGCATCTCGGCAGTGCGCAAGGCCTGGGCCGTCTATAGCCGCTGCATCGAGGCATTCTTCACTTCTGCTCTCAGCACGACCGAACACAGGCAGCTGGCGGCGATCATGCCAAAATTGCGCGCGCACCTGCCCGATAATTTCATGGCGCAGGCGTGCAGCGAATAG